From a region of the Actinomycetes bacterium genome:
- a CDS encoding carbohydrate ABC transporter permease, translating into MTTVTQAPSPTVLERPARPGARARRAAPQAAKLGLLLVFVVLFLIPIYVLVVTSFKPLSEADPSRAWSLPTAWTGEGWRAAWTALAPALWNSVKLAVPGAIISSVLGSMNGFVLSKWRFPGADVVYMLFLFGMFIPYQAVMIPLVQLMTRAHLIGGIPGLMLAHVVYGIPICTLIFRNYYASIPNELTEAARVDGAGLLRTYRSVILPNSAPAFAVTLIWQFTSMWNDFLFAVFLTGPSSWPTTVRLNNIAGSMVVPYSQQMAAALLASIPTLLVYLLLGRFFMRGLMAGALKG; encoded by the coding sequence ATGACGACGGTCACCCAGGCGCCGTCGCCGACCGTGCTCGAGCGGCCAGCGCGGCCGGGCGCGCGGGCGCGCCGAGCCGCCCCCCAGGCCGCCAAGCTCGGGCTGCTGCTGGTGTTCGTCGTGCTTTTCCTGATTCCGATCTACGTGCTGGTCGTCACGAGCTTCAAGCCGCTCTCGGAGGCCGACCCCAGCCGTGCCTGGAGCCTGCCGACGGCGTGGACCGGCGAGGGCTGGAGGGCTGCCTGGACCGCCCTGGCGCCGGCGCTGTGGAACAGCGTCAAGCTCGCCGTGCCCGGCGCCATCATCTCGTCCGTGCTCGGCTCGATGAACGGTTTCGTGCTGTCGAAGTGGCGCTTCCCCGGCGCAGACGTCGTCTACATGCTGTTCCTGTTCGGCATGTTCATCCCCTACCAGGCGGTGATGATCCCGCTGGTGCAGCTCATGACGAGGGCGCACCTGATCGGCGGGATCCCAGGCCTCATGCTCGCTCACGTCGTGTACGGCATCCCGATCTGCACGCTGATCTTCCGCAACTACTACGCCTCGATCCCGAACGAGCTGACCGAGGCCGCCCGTGTCGACGGTGCCGGGCTGCTGCGCACCTACCGGTCGGTGATCCTCCCCAACTCGGCGCCCGCGTTCGCGGTGACGCTGATCTGGCAGTTCACTTCGATGTGGAACGACTTCCTGTTCGCGGTGTTCCTGACCGGGCCGTCGAGCTGGCCGACCACGGTGCGGCTCAACAACATCGCGGGGTCCATGGTGGTTCCGTACAGCCAGCAGATGGCCGCGGCGCTGCTCGCCTCGATCCCGACCCTCCTCGTGTATCTCCTGCTCGGCCGGTTCTTCATGCGTGGTCTCATGGCCGGAGCACTCAAGGGCTGA
- a CDS encoding sugar ABC transporter permease has protein sequence MRRARTWLPGLILLSPSIVAIGVFVYGLIGWNVKVALSSWHTVISPQRFVGLENLTGLWGEERWNGAVQHAVLFTAVFVGGAMLLGWILALLLDKGLRGEGGFRAVYLFPMAVSFIATGIVWRWLMNPAPGERASGLNLLFDHVGLGFLSNDWWQNPTWGMGAMAIPAIWQMSGYVMALVLAGLRGVPEELREAARVDGASEWQVYRKVVIPQLRPVTLAALIILGHISLKVFDLIVAVSGKQIITDVPAVYMWQMVFDAHDFAKGAAIATYMLLAVAVFIVPYLVYSVRTERRS, from the coding sequence GTGCGCCGCGCACGGACCTGGCTTCCGGGCCTGATCCTGTTGTCGCCGTCGATCGTCGCGATCGGCGTCTTCGTCTACGGGCTCATCGGCTGGAACGTCAAGGTCGCCCTGAGCAGTTGGCACACGGTGATCTCCCCGCAGCGATTCGTCGGCTTGGAGAACCTCACCGGGCTGTGGGGTGAGGAGCGGTGGAACGGCGCCGTCCAGCACGCAGTCCTCTTCACGGCCGTGTTCGTCGGCGGCGCCATGCTGCTCGGCTGGATCCTCGCGTTGCTGCTCGACAAGGGGCTCCGGGGCGAGGGCGGGTTCCGAGCGGTCTACCTCTTCCCGATGGCGGTGTCCTTCATCGCCACCGGTATCGTGTGGCGCTGGCTCATGAACCCCGCGCCCGGGGAGCGGGCGTCCGGACTGAACCTGCTTTTCGACCATGTCGGGCTTGGCTTCCTGTCCAACGACTGGTGGCAGAACCCGACCTGGGGCATGGGCGCGATGGCGATCCCGGCGATCTGGCAGATGTCCGGGTACGTGATGGCACTCGTCCTCGCCGGCCTGCGCGGCGTGCCGGAGGAGCTGCGCGAGGCCGCGCGGGTCGACGGCGCCTCGGAGTGGCAGGTCTACCGCAAGGTCGTCATCCCCCAGCTGCGGCCGGTCACGCTCGCCGCCCTCATCATCCTCGGCCACATCTCTCTCAAGGTCTTCGACCTGATCGTCGCGGTGTCCGGCAAGCAGATCATCACCGACGTGCCGGCGGTCTACATGTGGCAGATGGTGTTCGATGCCCACGACTTCGCCAAGGGCGCGGCGATCGCGACGTACATGCTGCTCGCCGTGGCCGTGTTCATCGTGCCCTACCTGGTCTACAGCGTCCGCACGGAGCGGCGCTCATGA
- a CDS encoding ABC transporter substrate-binding protein: protein MRLKRRGAASVALLAVVCLALAGCGGDKKATTAGGASKVEVFSWWTGGGEGKGLEAMIADFKKKNSQIEFVNAAVAGGSGTNAKAVLASRLQANQPPDSFQGHAGAELLDYIKAGQLESVNFLYDEQKLRDVFPQQLVDQITFEGQIYSVPVNIHRSNILWYSPAVLKEAGISKPPATIEEFIADLKTVKDKTNKIPISLGAQWTADHLLESVLLGRLGLDAYNALWKSGADWSSPKVTQALQDFATILSYANAEAASTDWQLAAKNVVDGKAAFNVMGDWAAGYFKELGKTPKTDFDWAAAPGTDGVYMWLSDSFTLPKNAPHRDAAVAWLKEAASKEGQDLFNPQKGSIPARTDADTSLYKDYLAWALEQWRNSKLAGSMWHGVTANNAWHTDIDTAVGLFLKNKNTANFQKALVDAATKGISAS from the coding sequence GTGGAGCCAGCAAGGTCGAGGTGTTCTCGTGGTGGACCGGCGGCGGCGAGGGAAAGGGCCTTGAGGCCATGATCGCCGACTTCAAGAAGAAGAACTCCCAGATCGAGTTCGTGAACGCCGCCGTCGCCGGCGGCTCCGGGACCAACGCCAAGGCGGTGCTGGCCAGCCGGCTGCAGGCCAACCAGCCGCCGGACTCCTTCCAGGGCCACGCCGGCGCCGAGCTGCTGGACTACATCAAGGCCGGCCAGCTCGAGTCGGTCAACTTCCTCTATGACGAGCAGAAGCTGCGTGACGTGTTCCCTCAGCAGCTCGTCGACCAGATCACCTTCGAGGGACAGATCTATTCGGTGCCGGTGAACATCCACCGGTCCAACATCCTCTGGTACAGCCCTGCGGTGCTGAAGGAGGCTGGCATCTCCAAGCCGCCAGCGACCATCGAGGAGTTCATCGCCGACCTCAAGACGGTCAAGGACAAGACCAACAAGATCCCGATCTCGCTTGGCGCCCAGTGGACCGCCGACCACCTGCTGGAGAGCGTGCTGCTCGGCCGCCTCGGCCTGGACGCCTACAACGCGCTGTGGAAGTCGGGCGCCGACTGGAGCTCCCCGAAGGTCACCCAGGCGCTGCAGGACTTCGCCACGATCCTCTCGTACGCCAACGCCGAGGCGGCCTCCACGGACTGGCAGCTCGCGGCGAAGAACGTCGTGGACGGCAAGGCGGCGTTCAATGTCATGGGCGACTGGGCCGCCGGGTACTTCAAGGAGCTCGGCAAGACGCCCAAGACGGACTTCGACTGGGCTGCCGCGCCCGGCACCGACGGTGTGTACATGTGGCTGTCCGACAGTTTCACGCTGCCCAAGAACGCCCCGCACCGTGACGCCGCGGTCGCCTGGTTGAAGGAGGCCGCGAGCAAGGAGGGGCAGGACCTGTTCAACCCGCAGAAGGGCTCGATCCCCGCCCGCACCGATGCCGACACGTCGCTGTACAAGGACTACCTGGCGTGGGCGCTCGAGCAGTGGAGGAACAGCAAGCTCGCCGGGTCGATGTGGCACGGTGTCACCGCGAACAACGCATGGCACACCGACATCGACACCGCGGTCGGCCTGTTCCTGAAGAACAAGAACACCGCCAACTTCCAGAAGGCGCTGGTGGACGCCGCGACGAAGGGGATTTCCGCGTCGTGA